A window of Streptomyces sp. SAI-127 contains these coding sequences:
- a CDS encoding VOC family protein, translated as MSTDGFTTCLWFDGQAEEAAHYYVSVFKNSSIGEIARYPEGAPQPAGSVLTVEFTANGHRFLALNGGPEFKFTEAVSFMIFCENQEEIDYYWTKLTEGGGEPGPCGWLKDRYGLSWQVVPDRLQAMVTDPDPAKSARVMKAFMAMTKFDIAALDKAYAGE; from the coding sequence ATGTCCACCGACGGTTTCACCACGTGTCTCTGGTTCGACGGCCAGGCGGAGGAGGCCGCCCACTACTACGTCTCCGTCTTCAAGAACTCCAGCATCGGCGAGATCGCCCGCTATCCGGAGGGCGCGCCCCAGCCCGCGGGCAGCGTGCTGACCGTCGAGTTCACGGCCAACGGTCACCGGTTCCTCGCGCTCAACGGCGGCCCCGAGTTCAAGTTCACCGAGGCGGTCTCCTTCATGATCTTCTGCGAGAACCAGGAGGAGATCGACTACTACTGGACCAAACTCACCGAGGGCGGTGGCGAGCCCGGCCCCTGCGGCTGGCTGAAGGACAGGTACGGCCTGTCCTGGCAGGTGGTACCGGACCGGCTCCAGGCCATGGTCACCGACCCGGACCCGGCGAAGTCGGCCCGTGTGATGAAGGCGTTCATGGCCATGACCAAGTTCGACATCGCGGCCCTGGACAAGGCCTACGCGGGCGAGTGA
- a CDS encoding epoxide hydrolase family protein, which produces MTSAPTEHSDLVRPFRLDIPQSELDDLHDRLDRTRWPDDLSATGWAYGVPAGYLRELAQHWRHSYDWRAAEARLNEWPQFTTVIDGTTVHFAHIRSPEPDATPLVITHGWPGSIVEFLDVVGPLTDPAAHGGDPADAFHVVVPSIPGFGLSGPPADTGWEAGRIADAWAELMTRLGYERFGAQGGDWGSAISRELGRAHPERVIGVHLNLLPGAQATHEPTEEELAPLAPEQRERARESWRRWSAWSGEGTGYAVLHSTRPQTLAYALTDSPVGQLAWIVEKFQEWTDSAELPEEAVDRDRLLTNVMLYWLTGTAGSAARIYYERAHATGGRAARPTEPSTAPTAVAVFPAEIQIPLRHKAERTENLVRWTEFDRGGHFAAMEEPDLLAEDVRAFFRQLREKD; this is translated from the coding sequence ATGACGTCTGCGCCCACAGAGCACTCGGACCTCGTCCGGCCTTTCCGCCTCGACATTCCGCAGAGCGAACTCGACGACCTTCACGACCGGCTCGACCGCACCCGCTGGCCCGACGACCTCTCGGCCACCGGCTGGGCGTACGGCGTGCCGGCCGGCTATCTGCGCGAGCTCGCGCAGCACTGGCGGCACTCCTACGACTGGCGCGCGGCCGAGGCCCGGCTGAACGAGTGGCCGCAGTTCACGACCGTCATCGACGGGACGACCGTGCACTTCGCCCACATCCGCTCCCCCGAGCCGGACGCCACCCCGTTGGTCATCACGCACGGCTGGCCGGGCTCGATCGTCGAATTCCTGGACGTGGTGGGCCCGTTGACCGATCCGGCGGCCCACGGTGGCGACCCGGCCGACGCCTTCCATGTCGTCGTACCGAGCATTCCGGGTTTCGGGCTGTCCGGGCCGCCCGCCGACACGGGCTGGGAGGCGGGCCGGATCGCCGACGCGTGGGCCGAGCTGATGACTCGGCTCGGCTACGAGCGGTTCGGCGCGCAGGGCGGCGACTGGGGCTCGGCGATCTCCCGGGAGCTGGGCCGCGCCCACCCCGAGAGGGTCATCGGCGTCCACCTCAACCTGCTGCCGGGCGCGCAGGCGACGCACGAACCGACTGAGGAGGAACTCGCCCCCCTCGCACCGGAGCAGCGCGAGCGCGCGCGGGAGTCCTGGCGCCGGTGGAGCGCCTGGTCGGGCGAGGGCACCGGGTACGCCGTTCTGCACTCCACCCGGCCGCAGACCCTCGCCTACGCGCTCACCGACTCGCCGGTCGGCCAACTCGCCTGGATCGTCGAGAAGTTCCAGGAGTGGACCGACTCCGCGGAGCTGCCCGAGGAGGCCGTGGACCGGGACCGGCTGCTGACCAACGTGATGCTGTACTGGCTGACCGGGACCGCCGGTTCGGCCGCCCGGATCTACTACGAGCGGGCGCACGCCACCGGCGGGAGGGCGGCCCGGCCCACCGAACCGTCGACCGCGCCGACGGCCGTCGCCGTCTTCCCGGCGGAGATCCAGATCCCGCTGCGGCACAAGGCGGAACGCACCGAGAACCTCGTGCGCTGGACCGAGTTCGACCGCGGCGGCCACTTCGCGGCGATGGAGGAGCCGGATCTGCTGGCCGAGGACGTGCGGGCGTTCTTCCGGCAGCTGCGCGAGAAGGACTGA